DNA sequence from the Cytophagia bacterium CHB2 genome:
AATTGTTGCGCAATGGTTTTCATGCTGGCAATGCTCGACAGGCGATCCGCGCCCAAGCCGGCGACATAGGCAACGACAATTTCTTGTGTATCCTGCGGCGCCATGTTAAAAGGCCCCGAGGAAATCATGAAACGCCGATCGCCCGGGGCGTATGAATAGTCCGTGCCGAGACCGTCAATATGGCCGGCACCCGTGATCGGGTCACCCGCAAGCGGAAACGGGCCAGCCTCGACCTCGGGCGGATGAGCAAAACGTTGGTCCGGACCTTCCAACGGCGCAAAACCGCGCAGCATCTTGTACCAGAAAAGCGCATTCGTATAATAGCCACCATTCGGGTCGGTATATCGACTGGTGCTTGAAAAATTAGTAAACGTGAAGGAAGTCATATGTAAGTTTTCATAACCTGGTCGCAAAGAAAGATCGAAGTAACCTGTGTTGTTTGATGCCGGGATAACCGGCCCTTGCAGCAAAGAAAATCCGGCCGCCGGCGGCGGCATATTGAATTTTTGATATTCCAAATCAATTGCATTGGCATTGTAGACGTAGCCCAGGTCCAGCGTCGTGTCGCATCCAACCAAATCATCACGATTATCTCCCAAATCCGGATCGACCCACTGGCCGACGTACATGCTGTCCAACCAAAAGGCGCCGCGCGCGCCGCTATAAACGACTTCGACGCCGCCTTTATTGATAAAACGCACACGGCGAAAAAATACGCTGCCGAGCGCAGCATCGCTCTGGTATCCCCAGAGCGTTATCTGGATTTCCAAACCGGTTGGCTCAGAGCCAAACCGCCCGACAGAAGTTATCCTGTGCAAATCATTGCAGACTGTCCAAATAACTTGATCCGCCGGCCTATTCACATTTCCCAAAGCGATGCCAGGCTCATCGTAGTTGCCCGGAATCAAATCTTCATGCGTGAACGTGTCACTAAACGGCGGCGGCGCATCATATTTACCGTTTTTGTTGCGGTCAATAAAAGGCGCGCCCCGGCCCGGCAGCCACTCTTTCCAATCCTTCTCATAACGGTCGAAAACGGCTTGCATATGCTGTTGATTGACTTCGGTAATCTTGATTTCGTAAGACTCGGCTGCATCACGGCGCAATTCCTCGGTGAAATTGCCGTTAAAATCCCGAAAGGCCGTCCGCCAATCCCGCCGAATGCGATAAATACGGGCGCGGGGATCTAAAGAGGGATCGAGGGGCACAGCATTGGCGCCCCGGCCAATCACCCAGCCCTGACGCAGGCCAGACGAATAGTTTGAACCGCCAACGCGAATGTGCTGGCCGTATGGCGCAGGTTGAGTTTTGTTGGAGTCCACAAAAGCTTTGGAGCCGAAAATGAAGCCGTAGACATAGGTTGTCCAGGTCGTACCTCGTGGAAAATACGTTCCAAAACCTTTGGTTTGGCCATCATAGGTTGCCCACGTCCAGAGATTGTTGATGTTGAGGATTTGATAACGGTTTGGTTCGTACGCGGAGGAGGCGCCACCGCGCGGTTGAGGTTTCTCGTGTTTCACCAGGTGTTGCGCTCCCAGTTGACCAATCAGGGCAATGCTCAAACTGGCGAATGCGAAAAGAGAACTTGGGCGAATAAACCAAAAACATCTGTTCATTGCAACCCTCCATTTGATGGGATGGGAATACGATAGATCAATTGACGGTGTGCTCCCCAGCACAAACCCATCTCAAGAATGTTTTAGAGCAATCTTCACCTGTTCCACGATATAGTCAATCTGAGTTCTCCCCAAAAACGAATGAAACGGCAGCGCAATCGTCGTTTCATAAAGTTGTTTGGAATTTGGGCAAACATCTGTTGCAGCAAAAAGCGGTTCGAGATGCTGCGCGTAGGTGCCGATGGTACTGTGAATACCTTTCTTCTTCAACTCCGCCATCAAATGATCGCGGAGTTTTTCGTTTTCGGCGCGGCAGACAAAGGCTTGATACGTGTGATAAGCTTTGGCATCAGTATACGGCAGCGCGAAGCCCGGCAAATGCGCCAGCGCTTGACGGTAGTGTTCGGCGGCTTCAACTCTCCTTTCCAGCAACGCCGGCAAATGGCGAAGCTGCTGCAAGCCAATCGCGCAATTGATGTCGCTCAACCTGAAATTGTACCCGAGCTGATGAAAGCCATAACGCAGCGGGCCGCCGGCTTTGTATTTGTCCGAAGCATCGACCCCGAGCGAAGAGAGCGCGCGCACTTTGCGGTAAAGCTCGGCATTATTCGTCACCACCGCGCCGCCTTCGCCGGTGGTGATGATCTTGCGCCCGTGAAACGAGTAGCACGCCAAATCCGAAAGCTCGCCGGGAACGATGCCGTCATGCTGCGCGCCGATGGCGCACGCCGCATCCTCAATTAAAGGCAGTCCGCGTTGCTTACACCAATTTGACAGTTCGCGCATCGGCGCCATTTGCCCAAAGGTGTGCACCACCATCACGGCTTTGGTTTTATGTGTCACTAGCCCGGCAAGTTTTTCCAACGCGATATTGTACGTGTCAAGCCGAACATCTGCGAAACGCGGCGTGGCGCCGGCGTGCATTACCGACATGCCGGAAGCGGGAAAAGAGAAATCGGCGACGATGACTTCATCGCCCGGTCCAATCTCAAGCGCGCGCACCGCCGCAAACAACGCCGAGGTGCAACTGTTCATCGCCACCGCATATTCACAGCGCGACAACTCAGCCAGTTTTTTCTCGAAACGCGCGGACTCGCCCCCGCATCCCGCCACCCAACCGGACTGCAAGACGCTTTCCACCGCGCTCAACGTGTCTTCGTCAAAATTGTGATGCACGAAGCGAATGCCGTCCACGCCGGTGCGCAAAACTTCTTCACGTTGGCTCTCCAGCGCCGGCAACTCATAGGCGCGCTTGCAGGACTCGCAGACAAATTGATGGAGATTGGTATTGGCAATGTGATAATCGCGATGCAAATGGCGGCCGCACACGCAAACATAACCGATGATTCTGGCAGGATTGCCCACCACCAGCGCATGCGGCGGCACATTCTTGATCACCACCGCGCCGGCGCCCACCATGCAATGCGCGCCCAGCCGCACGCCGCAGACGATCGTGGCATTCGCGCCAATTGACGCGCCTTTCTCCACCACGGTTTCCACCACGCGCCAATCGGTGTGATGCGAACGCGGCAGGAGATCGTTGGTGAATACGGCATTGGGTCCGAGAAAAACTTCGTCTTGCAACGTGACGCCGTGATACACCGACACGCCATTTTGGATTTTCACGCCGTCGCCGATGCTGACGTAATGATCGATATAAACATCTTTGCCAAGCACGCAATTCTTGCCGATTTTCGCGCCCTCACGTACATGAACATAGTGCCAAATCTTTGTGCCCGCGCCGATTTCTGCCTGTTCGGAGACGGCAGCGGTTTCATGAATGAAAATATCGTTTCGGCTGGAGTTCAAAGCAGCGTCCATGTTCTCTTTCGCCTTGTTGATTGAATCATTTTTTGTTCACTGGGAAGTAATAAACCAGCTCGCGCTTGTCTGCAGGCACGATCTCGAGCGCTCGCGTTTCGGCTTCCGGCCTGGTTTTGCCGCTGGCGATAATCATCCCTTCCAAAATTCCAAACCAGGCATTCTGAATGCCGATCATGTTGAAATGTTTCTTGAAAGATTTTGCGGCGCTTTTTCCCATTTCCTGATGATAGAAGACCAGCAGGTCGCGGCTTTTTCTGGTCAACGCATAAATTTCAGCGGCATATTCCTCGCGGCTCGCCTGCGTACGGAGATAGAACTTGAGCAAATCCATGTCGCTTTGCCGCTTTTCAGACGAATTAAAATTGGTGATGATGCCGATTTGTGATTTTGCTCTCTGATAAGCCTCGTTCAAACTTTGCCGAATCCCACTGCCGAACGACATCGAATAGGACGAAATCAAACCGTCGCAGATGATTGCTTCTTTGAATGGCAACAATACCGTATTGACCGCCAACGGCAGGTTTGCTCCGACCATTTCTTCAAATGAGCTGTAAAGCGCACGCACGCCATAGGCTTTTGCCGGCGCCTCACTGGTGAGAAAGACGGCATAGTCTTTCTGATAGCGTATGATGTAAAACATCCCTCGCATAAAATTTTTCCAACCCGCCACTATTTCCAACTCCGTTGCTGAGGCGCCGGCAGGATTTTGCGCCATAAAAGAATCGAATAACCGAGTCTGATCGTAAAGCGCGTTGCGAATCTCGATAATTTGCTCGAGGGTAAGCTTACGCAAGTCTTGTGGTGAAGCAAGATGAGGCGCCAGTCCGGTTTGTTGGCCGGCATAGACCAACAGCGGGTTGAACAGTTTATAGAACAACTCGACTTCGGCTTCAGGCAGTTTCATAAGGCAGGCAATCCCTTGTGATTGTGTAAATTTTTGTTCAACAATCTCTCAACCCGGAGGGGCGATTAAGATTTCGTATACCAATCAAGCGTGCGCCGCAAGCCGTCGTCAAAATTAACTTGCGGGGTGAAGCCCAAAATTTTTTGCGCGCGCTGAATGTCACCGCGATGGCGGCGCACGTCGGCCGGGCGCGCTTCGCGATATTCGATATGGCCGTCATAGTTGAAATAAGCGCAAATGCCGCGCACAACTTCCGCGATGCTGATTTCTTTGCCGGAGGCGAGATTGATCACTTGTCCGCGCGCGGCCGGTATTTCATAAGCCAAAAGCAAACCATTTACCGTATCCTCGACATAAATAAAATCGCGTGTCTGTTCGCCGTCGCCGTAAATCACCGGCATTTCGCCGCGCATAAGGCGCGCGGCAGTCAGTGGAATCACGGCTTCGAGACCGCGATCTTTGTTTTGGCGCGGGCCGTAATTGTTGAAGGGCCGGATGACGGAAACCTCAGCGCCAAAGGTATGCGCGTAACTCAACGCCATTAAATCTGCAGCAGCTTTGCCGGCGGCATACGGCGTGGCCGGCACATAAGGATGATTCTCATCCATCGGAAACGCTTGCGCGGTGCCATAGGCTTCCGAAGAGGAGCAATGAATCAACGTCTTGAACGCGCCCTTGCGTTGCAGATAAAGCAGCGTGCGCATGATCTCGACATTCACCAAGAACGCGCCTTCGGGATTGGTGAAACTGTAGAGCAGGGCCTTGGTGGCAAGGTTGAACACAACCTCGACGCGATGCTTGGCCGTGAGATGATCCATGATCGAGAGATCGGCCGCATCTTCACGATAAAAATGAAAGCGCTCCGATTGTTGCGCTGCCGCCAGATTATCCAGGCTTCCCAGAAATAGATTATCAACCACCACCACCGCGCCGGCGTCGCGCGCCAGCAACGCATCGACGAGATGGCTGCCGATGAAGCCGGCGCCGCCGGTGACCAGAATAGCTTTCTCTTTTATCATGTTCATGGAATATCTCTTTTTTGAAATCGCCACATCGCAAATCCAACCCCGGCCAAAAACACGCTTGCCAAAATTGCCGCAGAGCTTTTCGAGAAGTGGTTTTGCACCAGAATATCTTGAGATGAATAATAGTGGTACAATGAAAAGGGCAGCAAGCCGGCCATCACCGGCCAGATTTTGCCAAGGACCTGAACGATATACGAAACCAACGCCAAAAAAAACGCCGTGCCCACCACATGCCCGCTTTCACGCCCGAAAACCGAGAACAAAAGCGTGAGTCCGTACCAGGCGCTCTGCAAAAGAAAAAAGTTGAACACCACCTGCACGAGCGGGCGCAGTTCCAGCAGGCCGAGTGCAAATGTCCGTTGACCGGCCAGCGTGCCAATCATGCCCGCAGCACTCAACGCGGCGATGGCAAAAAGTGCAAAGGCAACTTGCGCGTTCAAGTATTGCCAGCGCGCCAGCGGCTGGCTGAGCAGGAGTTCCATCCCGCCGCTTTCAATTTCTCCCGCGATTGCACGAGTGGCAGGCACGATGGCGACAGCGGCGCCCAACGCCAGCGTCACAGGATGATTCCATCCAAAGGCCAGCAGGCCGCGCGTTGTCATACCCGCCAGCACTTGTTCGCTGATGAAATTCTGCGCGGCGGGCGGCAGGGATTTCATCACTTCGGTGAGAATCGCCGGGATATTGAACGTTGATACCAGAGCACACAACATGAATTCGAAGCCGCAAAGCAGCAAACTCGCGGCGGCGAGGAAAAGCAAATGGCGCCGAATCAGGCGATTGAGCAAGTTAAACATTAGGCGGACGATCGGATTTGTTGTAGAAACTCAGAAAAATGTCTTCCAACTCCGGCTCCGGAAAAACGAGATGCTCAATCTCCACTTGCGCCAGAGCGCGCAAAACGGCATTGATCTCGCCTCGTACCCAAAGCACAACCTCTCTTCCCTGAACCTGTGTGCGCACGACGCCGGGACAGGTGAGCACGCTTTGCGGCGCGGCCGCGCGAAAGCGCACTTGTAGACGCCGCAGCATTTTGTCGCGCAAAGCGGCCATGGATTCGATCGCAACGATTTCACCGGCGCGCAAAATCGCGATGCTGCTGCAAACGGCTTCCACTTCGGAAAGCACGTGTGACGAAAAGAACACCGCCCGGCCGCGGGCAGAAAAATCAAGAATGATTTCGCGAAAGGCTTGTTGCATTAACGGGTCGAGGCCGGTGGTCGGTTCATCCAGCAGCAGGAGGTCCGGATCATGCTGCATGGCCACGAGCAACCCAATCTTTTGCCTGGTGCCGTGAGATAGATGCTTGATTTTGCGCGAGAGTACTTCCCGGCTCACTTCGAAGGCCTTGAGAAGTTTTTGCCGCAGGACTGGAGGCCGTTGCGGGCGAAAGCCGGCAAAGAAGTCCAACAACTGTTGGGCGCTCATATCGGCATAGAAATGCAATTCGCCCGGGAGATACCCCATCGCGCCGCGCATGTGCGGCAGGAAATTCTTCTCGCCGAAGAGGCGAACCTCGCCGCTGTCGGCATGCACCAAGCCGGCAATCAGGCGCAACGTCGTGGTTTTGCCGGCGCCGTTCGGGCCGAGATACCCAAAAATCTCGCCGGCAGCAACCTTGAAACTGACATTGTGCAAGGCGCGAATCTTGCCGTAGGATTTTGTGAGCTGCTCAATTTGCAGCATGTCCACGTGCATCTATTCTCCGATTCAAACTGCGTCAGATTCGTTTGCCAGCGGTGTGTGATGCCAGGTCTCCTTCACGCAACCTTCTACTCCGCTGCATCATCGGATCGCTGATCGAACTCGATTTCTTCCTTCTGAAAAAACGGGAGCGCCGGGCAAATCGTCTCATCGTCGTCGCCCAAAATCTTTTCCAAACCCAGCCAACCGCCATCGCCTGCGCGAACCCATACATGCTCACCGGATTGCGGTTGCACTGTCACGCTCACGATTCTGATGCGTTGCCCGCGATATTGTGAGAACGCGCAGGGATAAGGCAAGGTCTGCGCGCGAATGAAATTGTAAATCCGCTGCGCCGGCCAGCGCCAATCGATCAAACCATCTTCCGGCAAGCGCGGACGGAAATAGGTGGCATGCGCTTCATCCTGAGGCCACGAGGCGGCCGTGCCCTGGAGAATCTTGGGCACATGCGCCACCACAATTCTCCCCGAAGCCGTGTTGAGTTTTTCAATCAAGTGCGCGACGTTTTCATGCTCGTCAATCGGTACGGGTGTTTGCGCAATAATTCTGCCGGCATCAACTTTGTCTTCGAGATAAAACAAAGAAGCGCCGGTTTCGCGCTCACCATTGAGGATGGCCCACACCAGCGGCGAACCGCCGCGATACTTCGGCAACAGCGACCAGTGAATGCCAACCGTCCCCAGCGGCGCCAACGCCCGCACCCGCGCCGGGATGAGATGATACCATCCGATCACGACCAGCAATTGCGGCTCCCAACTCGCAAGCGTCGACAGAATTGCTTCATCAAACTTGCGAGTAAAGGTCAATACCGGCACACCGAAACGTTCCTGGAACAAGTGAAAATCGCGGTGGCGCCGGTTCTGGACTCTGCCTTTGGCATAGGAAATTTCGAACTCCGGCAAACCGGTTACAATACCGGCGACCGGCAATCCGGCCAGCAACATTTGTTCAAGACAGTGATAGCCGGTATCCGTCGTGCCGAAAAAAACGATGCTCATGATTTCACAAAATCCTTGAGGAGCCCCGTGACAATCTTCTCCTTTTTGATATGCCTGACCAGATCCAGAAAATAGCTGCGCGCGCCATAACCCTTGCCAACGTGATTTGCCAGCGCTTCCGGCTGGTGTTGCAGCGGTTTGCATTCTTGATAATGCGCTACTGATTCGGTATTGAGGTAAAGATGTAGGGGATGAAAGTTGAAATTGCAGCGAAAACGCTCAAGCGCCAGCAGACTCTCATCAAACGCAACGCCGGGTTCGACCGTGAACCAGATATCGTCTTCCCAGAAAATCGGCACACGCCACAGACCATTGTAATGCTGAAAGGCCGGGGCTTGGGGAATTTTATAACACAAGAGATTGCGGTCGTAAGTGCAACCGTATTGTTTGAAGAGATTGAGGATCGGTGTGCTGCTCGTCATGGCATGGCTAGACACGCCTTCGGCTTGCGGATAGAGCCGGCGCAAGGCGCGCAACATACTCTCGTAACCGGAAATCGTGGTTTCATTGAAATTGGGATGAAGGCCGATTTCGAGTTCGGCGCTGGTGTGGCGCGTGAGGCTAGCATAATGGCCTGTTGCAAAAACAGTACAGGGGAAATTGTGTTCGCGAAATAATTCGAGGGCGTATTGCAGGATTTCTTCATGACACCAATCCGTGTCCATGGAGAAATAGATGATGCGAGGTTTTGAGATTGAAGCAGGCAAATTTTAATGTCACTCAATGACTGCTCACAAACACTGAAGCTTAGTCTGATGCCAATGCGCCCGGCTCACTTGATGCTTGACAATTCAAGGCGATTGCAGCTTCTTCCGCTCTGAAAAAACGCAACGATAGAATGGGTAACCGCGATTGTTTTGGTGCGTCGTGGCCACGGCATCTGCCGCGAAAAAGCCACGGCTGAGCCGTGGCTGATCATAATTGCATGCACAGATCAAAATTCATCAGAAGTATAAGACGCGCTTACCTCAAAGTCAAGTTAGAGGATTGAAACCCAAAGCGACGAGCCGCAACCAAAAAGCTTCTGGGTAAGCGGATAAAGTAAACACGTATCCGCTTACAGAAAAGTTTTTGCTTTAAAAGCAACGATTTCACTTGTGATGGACTAGCCATCCCGGTTTACTGCTGGTGCGCCGCCCAATCCTGGCAAAGTTGCACGAGCAAGCGCACGCCCCAGCCCGTTCCTTTGGTGGGACAAAGCGGCGTGGTTTCCTGCGGAAACGCCACCGCGGCAATGTCGAGATGCGCCCATTTGTACCCATTGACGAAGGCTGCCAGAAACGCCGCACCGTGACTTGCGCCGGCGCCAACTTTCTTGGAGGAAATATTGCGCAAATCGGCAATTTCGCTGGCAAGGTTCTTGGTGAATTCCGGGAACAGCGGCAATTCCCACACGCGTTCGCCGCTTGTTTGCGCTGCTTGCTTGATGTTATCGCTCAGATCCGAGTCATTTGAGAACAATCCGGCAGCAGCTTCACCAAGCGCATAAAATACGGATCCGGTCAAGGTGGCAAGATCGATAACGGCCGCGGGGGCGAAACGGCTGGCGTACGCCAGTGCGTCCGCCAAAATCAACCGGCCTTCGGCATCGGTATCTGCGACTTCGATGGTTTTGCCATTCGAGGCGCGCACAATGTCACCGGGCCGCAACGCCTGCCCGCTGGGCATGTTTTCAACCAACGGAAGCAGGCAAACAAGATGGAGTGGTGTGCGCAACTGCGCCAGGCAGCAAATCGCGGACAGCGCGGTCGCCGCGCCGGACATGTCGAATTTCATTTCCTCCATGGCCTTCGACGATTTGATCGAAAGGCCGCCGCTGTCAAATGTCACGCCTTTGCCAATCAAAACAATTGTATCCGCGGAATCGGGTTGGTGATTTTCGAGCACGACGAAGCGCGGCGGGTTGTTGCTGCCCTGCGCCACGGCCAGCAACGCGCCCATGCGCAGCTCGCGGATCATGTTTTCATCAAATACGCGACATGAGATTCCGGCTTCCGCGGCCTTCATTTGTGCAATCTGTGCAAACAACTCGGGCGTGAGGTCGTTGGACGGCATGTTCTGCAAATCTCTGGCGCAACACGTCCACGTTGCGAACACCCGGCCGTGTTCAACTCCCGCTGTTGCTTCCGTCTGCTGCCGCGAATTCTCCACGGCAATAGTCAAGCGTTGCAAGGGCTGATCACGAGGCCCGGCTTTTGATTTGTATTTGACGAATTGATAATTCGCCAAAAGCGCGGCTTCGGCGAGCAAGCGCGCCGCCTCGCCTGCTCCGAACTGATCGGTGAGTGCACCGCCCAGCGGCACACAAATTTCCTGCACGCCGAGCTTACGCGCGGCAGCCACGGCATTGGCGATGACACGCTGCAGGTGCGGCCCGTCCTTCAGCTTTTCGACCTCACCTTCTCTCCTGCCCAAACCGGCAAGCAAAACGCGTTGTGCAGGAGCCTCTTCCGGATGAAACCAGACAACTTCTTCGGCGTTGCCGTGAAAATCACCAAGCCGGTGCAATTTGTTAATGGCGGGCAGGTGTTTTGATTTTCCAGCAAGGTTGAAAATTTGCAAATCGGATTTCGCGGTTGCCGGCGGGGTGAGCAGAAGCAATGCGGCGCAGGAAATTGTGTCCGGGTGAGCGGTTTTGATGGTGATTTCCATGGTTCCTCCGTTGTGGTTGTGCAAGATGAAAGTGCTGTTGATTGATCGCTATGTTGTTGGGAAATCGTGTGGCGTTTTTCCTCGCTTGGAGAAATGGATCTCTCAAAGAACGGGACGGTTAAATGAAGACCTTATCCAACTGATAAAAGCTGCCAACGGGTTTTGTCTGAAGCTTGGAATGGTTTTATCCAAAATGGTTTTGCCTATTCCGCCGTGCTGCTCACAACGTTTGAGGTTTCGGCCCGCTGCAAATTGGTTTGAACAATTTATGCTCGGTGCATCCAGAATTTTGCCGGAACGAAATTTTTGAAGTATGCCGCGAGGGCAGCAGGCGTTAGGAGGCCGTTTTCGGTCAATATGCCGATCCCCGGCGCGAGCGCGATTTCTTCAAAATAAAAATTGTGAAGCAACACGTTTGCCGGCGCGTGCGGCCAGATTTCGTCAGGCAAATGCCCGGCTTCCTCCTGCAGGTGAAGGCGGGAGGGCCAGCATTTGTTTGTTTGTGAAACAATGAACACCGGTTTGCCGTGCTGCCCGGCCAAATTCACCAGGCTGGCAGTACCGATTTTGTTCACGAAGACATTTTCGGAGATGCGATCAGCGCCGAGCAGAACGCCATCAACCGCAGCAATGAAGCGACCGCGTGCATCATCAACAAAAAAGTGAACCATGATGCCGGCTTGGGCCAGCCGTTCCGCCATGCGCCGGCCTTCGTTCATGGGGCGCGCTTCGCTGATAAAAACTTCCAACGAGGCGTTTGCGGTTTGCGCATGTTGCAGCGCGGCCGCAACAGCGCTGCTGTAGCTATGCGTCATCACGCGCCGCCAGGAGGAAATGGCCTGGCTGGCATGTTGCGCCATCAAGCTCTCCCGGGAAGGAGCATGCGCCAACTCTTCATCGAGAATTTTGAGAATCTCGTTTCGGGGTTGCGCAGGTTCGCCGCATTCCAGCGCCAACGCCAGGCGATTGCAGAGATTATACAACGGCGCCATCATGCTTTGCGCTTGCAGCAGGCCGTGCAGCCAATGCGGCCAATCGCGCAGCGCCTCGGGGCCCTCGGCCAAACTGGCGAAGTGATCGCGCAACGTTCGCACTGCGCGCACATAAATTTCACCAGCGCCGGAACGGTTGTCGGCGGCTAGGGATCGCCAGGCAGCAAAAACATCACTTGAAATGCGCGCCGGGGAATACATAACAGAAAAGAATGCACTTTGATTTATCGAATAGAAAAATTAATTTTCTCATATGATAAAAATCACCGGGTTCATCTGGCGTTGGGAAATCGTTGACAAACTCGCTATGAAAAAAAATAAACGCAAAGTCGAACCGCTTCCGGAGCAGTTCAAAAGCTTTGAAGCGCTTGCAGATTTTTGGGACAGGCCTGATTTAACGGACTACGAGAATCAACTTGAAGACGTCCGTTATGCGATTTCCCCAAACCCAAACGTCAATTCGTCGTCACCTTGTCCGACGAATTGACGCAAGCCATGAAACGAGCCGTACAACGCGAGGGGGTCTCCATGCAGACGCTGGTCAATCTCTGGGTGCAAGAGCGTCTCCAGCGCTATTCACCCACTTCTTGATGAATCCTTTTCGCTGGCGCGGCACGCAACAAGTCAAGAAACCATTCAAACAAAAAAAGGAGAAAGCCAGCTTCACTTTCTCCTTTACTCCCGCCTCAAAGCGAACAGGCCGGCTCACATCACCGAGCGCGCCAAATCTTGAAATGCTTCCATCCAGCGCGCCGGCGCAATGCCGAGCTGAATTGTTCCAAAAATCGCGATGATCAATGCCAGGCCCACGGCCGGCAGCCGTTCGAGCGCCAGCTCTTCTCCCGCGGTCTCGGATTTCTGCATAAACATGACCACGACAACGCCGAGATAGTAGTACAGGCTGATCATCGAATTGATCACCCCGAGAATCACCAGCCAGATGTAACCGGATTGCACCGCGGCCGAAAACACATAAAATTTGCTCATGAAGCCGGCGGTAATCGGAATGCCGGCGAGCGAGAACATGAAAATCGCCATGGCCACCGCGGCAAACGGGCGATAGAACGCCAGGCCGCGATAATCGCTGATATTCACCAACTCATGCTCGGTCTTTGAGAGAAACGCGACAACGCCGAATGCGCCGATGTTCATAAAGGTATAGCTCAACAAATAATACAGCACCGCCGAACTGCCCAATTCATTATTTGCCAGCACGCCGATCAAAATGTAACCCGCATGGGCAATCGAAGAATAGGCCAGCATGCGTTTGATATTTTCCTGGCGCAAGGCGACAATGTTGCCGACCGTCATGGTGGCGACGGCGACGATCCAGAAAATGTGCTGCCAGTTCACCTGACTCATCATGCCGGAAGAAATCACCACGCGCAGCAACGCCGCAAACGCTGCGGCTTTTGAACCGGTGGCCATGAAGGCGGAGACCGGCGTGGGCGCGCCCTGATAAACATCCGGCGCCCAGGTGTGAAACGGCGCGAGCGCAATCTTGAAGCCGAAGCCGGCCACCATCAACGCCAAACCGGCGGTGAGCAACGGCGTTTCGAGCAGGTTGCGTGTTTTAACGGCCTCTGCCAGCGCATTCAAGCTGGCGCTGCCCACGCTGCCGTAAACCAAGGCAATGCCGTACAGCAGAAAGCCGCTGGCAAATGCGCCCAATAGAAAGTATTTGAAGGAAGCTTCGATGCTTTTTTTGTCGGTGCGGCGGAAACCTGCCAGAACAT
Encoded proteins:
- a CDS encoding T9SS type A sorting domain-containing protein; the encoded protein is MNRCFWFIRPSSLFAFASLSIALIGQLGAQHLVKHEKPQPRGGASSAYEPNRYQILNINNLWTWATYDGQTKGFGTYFPRGTTWTTYVYGFIFGSKAFVDSNKTQPAPYGQHIRVGGSNYSSGLRQGWVIGRGANAVPLDPSLDPRARIYRIRRDWRTAFRDFNGNFTEELRRDAAESYEIKITEVNQQHMQAVFDRYEKDWKEWLPGRGAPFIDRNKNGKYDAPPPFSDTFTHEDLIPGNYDEPGIALGNVNRPADQVIWTVCNDLHRITSVGRFGSEPTGLEIQITLWGYQSDAALGSVFFRRVRFINKGGVEVVYSGARGAFWLDSMYVGQWVDPDLGDNRDDLVGCDTTLDLGYVYNANAIDLEYQKFNMPPPAAGFSLLQGPVIPASNNTGYFDLSLRPGYENLHMTSFTFTNFSSTSRYTDPNGGYYTNALFWYKMLRGFAPLEGPDQRFAHPPEVEAGPFPLAGDPITGAGHIDGLGTDYSYAPGDRRFMISSGPFNMAPQDTQEIVVAYVAGLGADRLSSIASMKTIAQQLQASYPDIEDFSTGVAQREATPSPPEHFSLLQNHPNPFAGVTRIAFSVRQAGETQLAIYDMLGRELRRIVAGRVEPGLHHAVWDGHDQHGRALPSGIYFYRLFVGGEVKARKLVLVR
- a CDS encoding aminotransferase class V-fold PLP-dependent enzyme, coding for MDAALNSSRNDIFIHETAAVSEQAEIGAGTKIWHYVHVREGAKIGKNCVLGKDVYIDHYVSIGDGVKIQNGVSVYHGVTLQDEVFLGPNAVFTNDLLPRSHHTDWRVVETVVEKGASIGANATIVCGVRLGAHCMVGAGAVVIKNVPPHALVVGNPARIIGYVCVCGRHLHRDYHIANTNLHQFVCESCKRAYELPALESQREEVLRTGVDGIRFVHHNFDEDTLSAVESVLQSGWVAGCGGESARFEKKLAELSRCEYAVAMNSCTSALFAAVRALEIGPGDEVIVADFSFPASGMSVMHAGATPRFADVRLDTYNIALEKLAGLVTHKTKAVMVVHTFGQMAPMRELSNWCKQRGLPLIEDAACAIGAQHDGIVPGELSDLACYSFHGRKIITTGEGGAVVTNNAELYRKVRALSSLGVDASDKYKAGGPLRYGFHQLGYNFRLSDINCAIGLQQLRHLPALLERRVEAAEHYRQALAHLPGFALPYTDAKAYHTYQAFVCRAENEKLRDHLMAELKKKGIHSTIGTYAQHLEPLFAATDVCPNSKQLYETTIALPFHSFLGRTQIDYIVEQVKIALKHS
- a CDS encoding NAD-dependent epimerase/dehydratase family protein, which translates into the protein MNMIKEKAILVTGGAGFIGSHLVDALLARDAGAVVVVDNLFLGSLDNLAAAQQSERFHFYREDAADLSIMDHLTAKHRVEVVFNLATKALLYSFTNPEGAFLVNVEIMRTLLYLQRKGAFKTLIHCSSSEAYGTAQAFPMDENHPYVPATPYAAGKAAADLMALSYAHTFGAEVSVIRPFNNYGPRQNKDRGLEAVIPLTAARLMRGEMPVIYGDGEQTRDFIYVEDTVNGLLLAYEIPAARGQVINLASGKEISIAEVVRGICAYFNYDGHIEYREARPADVRRHRGDIQRAQKILGFTPQVNFDDGLRRTLDWYTKS
- a CDS encoding ABC transporter ATP-binding protein, encoding MHVDMLQIEQLTKSYGKIRALHNVSFKVAAGEIFGYLGPNGAGKTTTLRLIAGLVHADSGEVRLFGEKNFLPHMRGAMGYLPGELHFYADMSAQQLLDFFAGFRPQRPPVLRQKLLKAFEVSREVLSRKIKHLSHGTRQKIGLLVAMQHDPDLLLLDEPTTGLDPLMQQAFREIILDFSARGRAVFFSSHVLSEVEAVCSSIAILRAGEIVAIESMAALRDKMLRRLQVRFRAAAPQSVLTCPGVVRTQVQGREVVLWVRGEINAVLRALAQVEIEHLVFPEPELEDIFLSFYNKSDRPPNV
- a CDS encoding methionyl-tRNA formyltransferase; its protein translation is MQTAATPAGSAGKSRWQGLWRAQLFSGSGQAYQKGEDCHGAPQGFCEIMSIVFFGTTDTGYHCLEQMLLAGLPVAGIVTGLPEFEISYAKGRVQNRRHRDFHLFQERFGVPVLTFTRKFDEAILSTLASWEPQLLVVIGWYHLIPARVRALAPLGTVGIHWSLLPKYRGGSPLVWAILNGERETGASLFYLEDKVDAGRIIAQTPVPIDEHENVAHLIEKLNTASGRIVVAHVPKILQGTAASWPQDEAHATYFRPRLPEDGLIDWRWPAQRIYNFIRAQTLPYPCAFSQYRGQRIRIVSVTVQPQSGEHVWVRAGDGGWLGLEKILGDDDETICPALPFFQKEEIEFDQRSDDAAE